From Procambarus clarkii isolate CNS0578487 chromosome 49, FALCON_Pclarkii_2.0, whole genome shotgun sequence, a single genomic window includes:
- the LOC123763399 gene encoding uncharacterized protein DKFZp434B061-like yields MSLPKSVPQCLSRRESPNVSPEDRPPMSLPKTVPQCLSRRASPNVSPEERPPMSLPKRVPNVSPEERPQCLSRRASPMSLPKSVPNVSPEERPPMSLPKSVPQCLSRRASPNVSPEERPPMSLPKRVPNVSPEESPQCLSRRASPNVSPEERPPMSLPKRVPNVSPEERPQCLSRRASPMSLPKSVPQCLSRRESPNVSPEESPQCLSRRASPNVSPEESPPMSLPKSVPNVSPEDRPPMSLPKTVPQFLSRRASPNVSPEESPPMSLPKSVPQCLSRRASPNVSPEESPQCLSRRTSPMSLPKSVPNVSPEESPPMSLPKSVPQCLSRRESPNVSPEERPPMSLPKSVPQCLSRRASPNVSPEESPQCLSRRTSPMSLPKSVPQCLSRRESPNVSPEERPPMSLPKRVPQCLSRRASPNVSPEECPSMSLPKNVPNVSPEEHHREMLGIIARRGNCTSRILRTRSLKSTTSSSNEGWTKPFRPTSSSARPARPPDQLVRLTSSSAQPARPLDQPVPPTSLQIPTKWRLLVGSSSQRTARRGTPFL; encoded by the coding sequence ATGTCTCTCCCGAAGAGCGTCCCCCAATGTCTCTCCCGAAGAGAGTCCCCCAATGTCTCTCCCGAAGACCGTCCCCCAATGTCTCTCCCGAAGACCGTCCCCCAATGTCTCTCCCGAAGAGCGTCCCCCAATGTCTCTCCCGAAGAGCGTCCCCCAATGTCTCTCCCGAAGAGAGTCCCCAATGTCTCTCCCGAAGAACGTCCCCAATGTCTCTCCCGAAGAGCGTCCCCAATGTCTCTCCCGAAGAGCGTCCCCAATGTCTCTCCCGAAGAGCGTCCCCCAATGTCTCTCCCGAAGAGCGTCCCCCAATGTCTCTCCCGAAGAGCGTCCCCCAATGTCTCTCCCGAAGAGCGTCCCCCAATGTCTCTCCCGAAGAGAGTCCCCAATGTCTCTCCCGAAGAGAGTCCCCAATGTCTCTCCCGAAGAGCGTCCCCCAATGTCTCTCCCGAAGAGCGTCCCCCAATGTCTCTCCCGAAGAGAGTCCCCAATGTCTCTCCCGAAGAACGTCCCCAATGTCTCTCCCGAAGAGCGTCCCCAATGTCTCTCCCGAAGAGCGTCCCCCAATGTCTCTCCCGAAGAGAGTCCCCCAATGTCTCTCCCGAAGAGAGTCCCCAATGTCTCTCCCGAAGAGCGTCCCCCAATGTCTCTCCCGAAGAGAGTCCCCCAATGTCTCTCCCGAAGAGCGTCCCCAATGTCTCTCCCGAAGACCGTCCCCCAATGTCTCTCCCGAAGACCGTCCCCCAATTTCTCTCCCGAAGAGCGTCCCCCAATGTCTCTCCCGAAGAGAGTCCCCCAATGTCTCTCCCGAAGAGCGTCCCCCAATGTCTCTCCCGAAGAGCGTCCCCCAATGTCTCTCCCGAAGAGAGTCCCCAATGTCTCTCCCGAAGAACGTCCCCAATGTCTCTCCCGAAGAGCGTCCCCAATGTCTCTCCCGAAGAGAGTCCCCCAATGTCTCTCCCGAAGAGCGTCCCCCAATGTCTCTCCCGAAGAGAGTCCCCCAATGTCTCTCCCGAAGAGCGTCCCCCAATGTCTCTCCCGAAGAGCGTCCCCCAATGTCTCTCCCGAAGAGCGTCCCCCAATGTCTCTCCCGAAGAGAGTCCCCAATGTCTCTCCCGAAGAACGTCCCCAATGTCTCTCCCGAAGAGCGTCCCCCAATGTCTCTCCCGAAGAGAGTCCCCCAATGTCTCTCCCGAAGAGCGTCCCCCAATGTCTCTCCCGAAGAGAGTCCCCCAATGTCTCTCCCGAAGAGCGTCCCCCAATGTCTCTCCCGAAGAGTGTCCCTCAATGTCTCTCCCGAAGAACGTCCCCAATGTCTCTCCCGAAGAGCATCACCGCGAAATGCTTGGAATTATTGCCCGGCGCGGTAATTGTACCTCGCGCATATTGCGCACACGATCCCTTAAGTCGACGACCAGCTCGTCGAATGAGGGATGGACTAAGCCCTTCCGCCCGACCAGCTCGTCCGCCCGACCAGCTCGTCCGCCCGACCAGCTCGTCCGCTTGACCAGCTCGTCCGCCCAACCAGCTCGTCCGCTCGACCAGCCCGTCCCTCCGACCAGCCTCCAGATTCCGACCAAGTGGAGGTTATTGGTGGGTTCTTCATCACAGAGGACTGCCAGGCGGGGCACCCCGTTTCTTTGA